The nucleotide sequence ATTGTGGGTAAAGCGAGAGCGAATAATTACGTCGATATTGAAGTCATAAATATAAGGGATTTTTCTAATAATAAACACAATAGGGTTGATGATTATCCTTTTGGTGGTGGTGCGGGTATGCTTATGAGCGTTGAGCCAATATATAATTCTATAAATTATGTTAAGCGTAATTTAGATGGGAAGGTTATATATTTAGGTCCAAGAGGAAGTACTTTTAATCAAAATAAGGCACGTGAGTTGTCTGATAATAATCATCTGATATTTTTGTGTGGTCATTATGAGGGAATTGATGAGAGATCTTATAAATTTATTGATGAGGAGATTTCTTTAGGTGATTTTATATTGACTGGTGGGGAAATGGCAGCTATTCCAATTATTGATAGTATTGTTAGGCTTTTATCTGGAGTTATAAATCAAGAAAGTTTGGATAATGAGTCATTTAATAATAATTTGATGGATTTTCCTCAGTATACGAGACCAAGAGAATTCATGGGTATGAGTGTTCCGAATGTTTTGTTATCTGGAAATCATAAAGAGATTGACAAATGGAGAAGAGAGGAATCTTTAAAGATAACGCAAAAATATAAGGGTTATTTATTAAAAGATAGATAAATTTAGGAGGATTTTATATAATGC is from Candidatus Arthromitus sp. SFB-rat-Yit and encodes:
- the trmD gene encoding tRNA (guanosine(37)-N1)-methyltransferase TrmD is translated as MKITILSLFPQMFEVFSHSIVGKARANNYVDIEVINIRDFSNNKHNRVDDYPFGGGAGMLMSVEPIYNSINYVKRNLDGKVIYLGPRGSTFNQNKARELSDNNHLIFLCGHYEGIDERSYKFIDEEISLGDFILTGGEMAAIPIIDSIVRLLSGVINQESLDNESFNNNLMDFPQYTRPREFMGMSVPNVLLSGNHKEIDKWRREESLKITQKYKGYLLKDR